In Nocardia asteroides, the following proteins share a genomic window:
- a CDS encoding D-alanyl-D-alanine carboxypeptidase family protein — MAVASAVVVAVGHGVANAGPTGSSDGIWPAAGPAGLQAVGAALADGITGTVVWSKQAHTPVPIASITKVMTAVVVIDSNDLERPVTVPAEAVGYCAEHNGSTAGLVPGEVLTARQLLYGLLLPSGCDAAYALAESFGPGQAGFIARMNDTARAMGMGGAQFTDPSGLPNPTDDSTHATPTDLVTLGARAMWRIPFREIVAAHSHHIAAGPANREHHWETTNRLLREYPGTIGIKTGNTNAAGHCLLFATVRAGIPLIGVVLHSSPHSSIAAKEDAERLLNWAYDPILGLLPIG; from the coding sequence GTGGCTGTCGCGAGTGCTGTCGTCGTCGCGGTCGGTCACGGTGTCGCGAATGCGGGCCCGACCGGCAGTTCCGACGGGATCTGGCCCGCTGCCGGTCCCGCCGGACTGCAAGCGGTCGGCGCGGCGTTGGCCGACGGGATCACCGGCACGGTGGTCTGGTCCAAGCAGGCCCACACCCCGGTCCCGATCGCCAGCATCACCAAGGTGATGACCGCGGTCGTCGTCATCGACAGCAACGACCTGGAACGCCCGGTCACCGTTCCCGCCGAAGCCGTGGGCTACTGCGCCGAACACAACGGCAGCACCGCGGGCCTGGTCCCCGGCGAGGTCCTCACCGCCCGCCAGCTCCTCTACGGCCTGCTCCTGCCCTCGGGGTGCGACGCCGCCTACGCCCTCGCCGAATCCTTCGGCCCCGGCCAGGCCGGCTTCATCGCCAGGATGAACGACACCGCCCGCGCGATGGGCATGGGCGGCGCCCAGTTCACCGACCCCAGCGGCCTGCCCAACCCCACCGACGACTCCACCCACGCCACCCCCACCGACCTGGTCACCCTCGGCGCACGCGCCATGTGGCGCATCCCCTTCCGCGAGATCGTCGCCGCCCACTCCCACCACATCGCCGCGGGCCCCGCCAACCGCGAACACCATTGGGAGACCACCAACCGCCTGCTGCGCGAATACCCCGGCACCATCGGCATCAAGACCGGCAACACCAACGCCGCGGGCCACTGCCTCCTCTTCGCCACCGTCCGAGCCGGCATCCCGTTGATCGGCGTGGTCCTGCACAGCTCCCCCCACAGCAGCATCGCCGCCAAGGAAGACGCCGAACGCCTCCTCAACTGGGCCTACGACCCCATCCTCGGCCTACTCCCCATCGGCTGA
- a CDS encoding WGR domain-containing protein: MTTAETTYLELSDDTGSSHKFYEVIVTGTQVNIRYGRIGEQGQSKASAFATADKAKAAAQKKIGEKVRKGYAPAVMGARERRSVTRRVITSQRSTAKSAPVLWRFDSGAAAFGIFVDDQRCWVGNESGEVYTLTPGGEVTNRYQLPDGVKCLVADDFWIYAGCDDGRVYDLSGKVPRAAYDVSATDVYWLDIHDGILAASDAAGGLTVIDHEEESLWSARSTGNSGWMVRLDSTGVYHGHSAGVTKYTLETGATQWHSPTRGSVLFGWQETSDVYAGTAANRVEEITKQGTTTRAYQCDAAVFSCAASPDGRYVFAGDSHSSVYCFDATGARLWKLATGCGSAYSMQYHDEKLYLVTTSGALACLDVSEAAIRDADQGVLPSTVSVKAPEISAVAVSSTVEVTTDAGNGIVVECVEHGGSLRVHVVSPGYDRSWNVQFPRDIRQPGTRYVVDAVTESARGGFYRVRGDIRRLN, from the coding sequence ATGACGACCGCCGAAACCACCTACCTGGAACTGTCCGACGACACCGGTTCCTCGCACAAGTTCTACGAGGTGATCGTCACCGGTACCCAGGTGAACATCCGCTACGGCCGGATCGGTGAGCAGGGCCAGTCCAAGGCCAGCGCGTTCGCCACCGCCGACAAGGCGAAGGCGGCCGCGCAGAAGAAGATCGGCGAGAAGGTTCGCAAGGGCTACGCACCCGCGGTGATGGGCGCCCGGGAGCGTCGCTCGGTGACCCGCCGCGTCATCACCAGCCAGCGCTCCACCGCCAAGAGCGCCCCGGTGCTGTGGCGTTTCGATTCCGGCGCCGCCGCGTTCGGCATCTTCGTCGACGACCAGCGCTGCTGGGTCGGCAACGAGAGCGGCGAGGTCTACACCCTCACCCCCGGCGGCGAGGTGACCAACCGCTACCAGCTGCCGGACGGCGTGAAATGCCTGGTGGCCGACGACTTCTGGATCTACGCCGGCTGCGACGACGGCCGCGTCTACGACCTGTCCGGCAAGGTACCGCGCGCCGCCTACGACGTCTCGGCCACCGACGTCTACTGGCTCGACATCCACGACGGCATCCTCGCCGCCTCCGACGCCGCGGGCGGCCTGACCGTCATCGACCACGAGGAGGAATCCCTGTGGTCGGCGCGCAGCACGGGCAACTCCGGCTGGATGGTCCGCCTCGACTCCACCGGCGTCTACCACGGCCACAGCGCCGGCGTCACCAAGTACACCCTGGAAACCGGTGCCACCCAATGGCATTCGCCGACTCGCGGCTCGGTCCTGTTCGGCTGGCAGGAAACCTCCGACGTCTACGCGGGCACCGCCGCCAACCGTGTCGAGGAGATCACCAAGCAGGGCACCACCACCCGCGCCTACCAGTGCGACGCCGCCGTCTTCTCCTGCGCCGCCTCCCCCGACGGCCGCTACGTCTTCGCCGGCGACTCGCACTCTTCGGTCTACTGCTTCGACGCCACTGGCGCCCGCCTGTGGAAACTGGCCACCGGCTGCGGCTCGGCCTACTCCATGCAGTACCACGACGAGAAGCTCTACCTCGTCACCACCTCCGGCGCCCTGGCCTGCCTCGACGTGAGCGAAGCCGCCATCCGCGACGCCGACCAGGGCGTGCTCCCCAGCACCGTCTCGGTCAAAGCACCCGAGATCTCCGCCGTCGCCGTCTCCAGCACCGTCGAGGTCACCACCGACGCGGGCAACGGCATCGTCGTCGAATGCGTCGAACACGGCGGCTCCCTGCGCGTCCACGTCGTCTCCCCCGGCTACGACCGCTCCTGGAACGTCCAATTCCCCCGCGACATCCGCCAGCCGGGCACCCGCTACGTCGTCGACGCCGTCACCGAATCCGCCCGCGGCGGCTTCTACCGAGTCCGCGGCGACATCCGCCGCCTCAACTGA
- a CDS encoding cryptochrome/photolyase family protein — protein MTTAIALFTRDLRIADNPVLTAAHHDADAVVPLFVVDERIVPDHCPPNRAVFLAAALAELDERLRGIRARLVVRHGDLADQVARVVDETGAHAVHLADDVSAFAARRAAALRDRLADTGCAVRTHSAVVTAADPAVLTPATGRDHYAVFTPYFRRWIDAHQRRPLGSPRTLSVPDVASDPLPTAAGLSSGDPSPNCPRGGEISGRVLLRKWLAGPIDEYAARNDDLAADATSHLSPHLHFGCLSPVEIVHRTDLSTEGGHAFARQLAWRDFHHQLLSARPDTAWTSYRPGPFAVRDDPDAVAAWKEGRTGYPLIDAAMRQLVTDGWLPGRARLITASFFAKSLRLDWRIGAAHFLHWLVDADVANNQLNWQWAAGTGTDTRPNRTLNPLRQADRYDPDGTYTRHWLPELAHLEGPTIHRPWRTDTPHSTYPPPLLDVPGM, from the coding sequence ATGACCACCGCGATCGCCCTGTTCACCCGGGACCTGCGGATCGCCGACAACCCGGTCCTCACGGCCGCGCACCACGACGCCGACGCCGTGGTCCCGCTGTTCGTCGTCGACGAACGCATCGTCCCCGACCACTGCCCGCCCAATCGCGCGGTCTTCCTCGCCGCCGCCCTGGCCGAACTCGACGAGCGGCTGCGCGGCATCCGCGCCCGCCTGGTGGTGCGCCACGGCGACCTGGCCGACCAGGTCGCCCGCGTCGTCGACGAAACCGGCGCCCACGCCGTGCATCTCGCCGACGACGTCAGCGCCTTCGCCGCCCGCCGCGCAGCCGCCCTGCGCGACCGCCTCGCCGACACCGGCTGCGCCGTGCGTACCCACAGCGCCGTCGTCACCGCCGCCGACCCCGCCGTCCTCACCCCGGCGACCGGCCGCGATCACTACGCCGTGTTCACCCCGTATTTCCGCCGCTGGATCGACGCCCACCAGCGCCGCCCGCTCGGCTCACCGCGCACCCTGTCGGTCCCCGACGTGGCGAGCGATCCGCTGCCCACCGCCGCCGGCCTGTCCTCCGGCGACCCGTCCCCGAACTGCCCGCGGGGCGGCGAGATCAGCGGCCGGGTCCTGCTGCGCAAATGGCTGGCCGGTCCGATCGACGAGTACGCCGCCCGCAACGACGACCTCGCCGCCGACGCCACCTCCCACCTGTCACCCCACCTGCACTTCGGCTGCCTGTCCCCGGTCGAGATCGTGCACCGGACCGACCTGTCCACCGAGGGCGGTCACGCCTTCGCCCGTCAGCTGGCCTGGCGCGACTTCCATCACCAGCTCCTGTCGGCCCGCCCCGACACCGCCTGGACCAGCTACCGTCCCGGCCCCTTCGCCGTCCGCGACGACCCCGACGCCGTCGCGGCCTGGAAGGAAGGCCGCACCGGCTACCCCCTCATCGACGCCGCCATGCGCCAGCTCGTCACCGACGGCTGGCTCCCCGGCCGCGCCCGCCTGATCACCGCCTCCTTCTTCGCCAAATCCCTGCGCCTGGACTGGCGTATCGGTGCCGCCCACTTCCTGCACTGGCTCGTCGACGCCGACGTCGCCAACAACCAGCTCAACTGGCAATGGGCCGCGGGCACCGGCACCGACACCCGCCCCAACCGCACCCTCAACCCCCTCCGCCAAGCCGACCGCTACGACCCCGACGGCACCTACACCCGCCACTGGCTCCCCGAACTGGCCCACCTGGAGGGCCCCACCATCCACCGCCCCTGGCGCACCGACACCCCCCACTCCACCTACCCCCCACCCCTCCTCGACGTCCCGGGGATGTGA
- a CDS encoding lipocalin family protein, with the protein MRIARSSVPLRLSLAACAAAAGAALFPAAASAAPPAPVPSLELARYLGVWHQLAAVPAPFSLNCAGDTTATYTLDPAGDVGVYNRCRTWSGGTDEIRGTATVTDPVTNAQLHVSFPSVPGQDQRTGAPNYIVTALGPDYSWAVVTDPSRLSGFVLSRTPAVDAATWTDIDAAIVAAGQNTCVYLTTPTAGGRSDMIPLCAR; encoded by the coding sequence GTGCGCATCGCCCGTTCCTCCGTTCCGCTCCGTCTGTCGCTGGCCGCCTGCGCGGCCGCGGCCGGCGCCGCCCTGTTCCCGGCCGCCGCCTCCGCGGCGCCGCCCGCGCCGGTGCCGTCGCTCGAACTCGCCCGCTATCTCGGCGTCTGGCACCAGCTCGCCGCCGTCCCCGCCCCGTTCAGCCTCAACTGCGCCGGTGACACCACCGCCACCTACACCCTCGACCCGGCGGGCGACGTCGGCGTGTACAACCGCTGCCGCACCTGGTCCGGTGGCACCGACGAGATCCGCGGCACCGCCACGGTGACCGATCCCGTCACCAACGCGCAGCTGCACGTCTCCTTCCCGAGCGTGCCCGGCCAGGATCAGCGCACCGGCGCCCCGAACTACATCGTCACCGCGCTGGGCCCGGACTACTCCTGGGCGGTCGTCACCGACCCCAGCCGCCTGTCCGGCTTCGTCCTGTCCCGCACCCCCGCCGTCGACGCCGCCACCTGGACCGACATCGACGCCGCCATCGTCGCCGCCGGCCAGAACACCTGCGTCTACCTGACCACTCCCACCGCGGGCGGGCGCTCCGACATGATCCCGCTGTGCGCCCGATGA
- a CDS encoding MerR family transcriptional regulator, whose amino-acid sequence MPAGTAPVSDAAGYTVRAVADRLGIPTATLRSWNRRYAIGPAQDRPGRHRLYTEADILLLERMVALIRDGASPAGAAAAARGPAVRAGDRDDLLTAAFALDSATAVALIEAHVHTYGVVRTWDELCRPAFADIVARQGVGENCIDVEHLLSWSIAAVMQRVPAAPAGDRTVVLACTGGETHSLPVEVLRAALAEQGIGARMLGADVPTVALSGALARSAGPTSLLLWSQRESTALTSAVLAGVNAGARVFVGGPGWDAVLLPAGVVRIDSLAGAVDALR is encoded by the coding sequence ATGCCCGCCGGTACCGCCCCTGTCTCCGACGCGGCCGGATACACGGTGCGCGCGGTGGCCGATCGACTCGGTATTCCGACGGCGACCCTGCGCAGCTGGAATCGCCGCTACGCCATCGGTCCCGCGCAGGACCGTCCGGGCAGGCATCGCCTCTACACCGAAGCCGACATTTTGCTGCTGGAACGCATGGTCGCGCTGATCCGCGACGGCGCGAGCCCGGCCGGTGCGGCGGCCGCCGCGCGCGGACCCGCGGTGCGGGCCGGTGACCGCGACGACCTGCTGACCGCGGCCTTCGCGCTGGATTCGGCGACCGCGGTCGCCCTGATCGAGGCGCACGTGCACACCTATGGCGTGGTCCGCACCTGGGACGAGCTGTGCAGGCCCGCCTTCGCCGACATCGTGGCACGCCAGGGTGTCGGGGAGAACTGCATCGATGTCGAGCACCTGCTGTCGTGGTCGATCGCGGCCGTGATGCAGCGGGTGCCCGCCGCGCCCGCCGGTGACCGGACCGTCGTGCTCGCCTGTACCGGGGGTGAAACCCATTCGCTGCCGGTGGAAGTGCTGCGCGCGGCGCTCGCCGAGCAGGGGATCGGCGCCCGGATGCTGGGGGCCGATGTGCCGACCGTCGCGCTGAGCGGTGCCCTGGCCCGGTCCGCGGGGCCGACGTCGCTGCTGCTGTGGTCGCAGCGGGAGTCCACCGCGCTCACATCGGCCGTGCTGGCCGGGGTGAACGCGGGCGCACGGGTGTTCGTCGGGGGCCCGGGCTGGGACGCGGTGCTGCTGCCCGCCGGCGTCGTCCGGATCGACTCGCTCGCCGGCGCGGTCGACGCTCTGCGCTGA
- a CDS encoding NAD(P)/FAD-dependent oxidoreductase: MNASNGSGPRRVAVIGSGVAGLTAAWVLARSAEVTLYEAQGRLGGHADTHRVTAGNGDTLGVDTGFIVHNDRTYPTLLRLFGELGIATGETDMSMSVRCDGCGLEYAGARGLPGLFPRAGHLTRGRYLRLLAEVPRFHRLARAELAADARAERTVAEFLADAGFSDYFRTHFLVPLISAVWSCDPGSALRYPARYLFTFLEHHGMLTVFGSPTWRTVTGGSATYVAAVAERLHRVRVAAPVRALHRYPDRVTVRTADDAVDDFDAAVIATHPNEALALLADPTAAERDILAAMPYSVNHTVLHTDSRILPRATAAGASWNYRLPACAAEPDRVLVTYDLTRLQRLGGDRRFLVTLGDGDRVDPAAVLDTMTYEHPLYTPESVAARARTGELGCPRTAFAGAYHGWGFHEDGALSGLRAAERLGARWTGRVPDLDPVS; encoded by the coding sequence ATGAACGCATCGAACGGGTCCGGGCCGCGCCGGGTGGCGGTGATCGGCAGCGGGGTCGCCGGACTCACGGCCGCGTGGGTGCTCGCGCGCTCGGCCGAGGTGACGCTGTACGAGGCGCAGGGACGGCTCGGCGGACACGCCGACACCCACCGCGTCACCGCCGGGAACGGGGACACCCTCGGGGTGGACACCGGCTTCATCGTGCACAACGACCGCACGTATCCGACCCTGCTGCGGCTGTTCGGTGAGCTCGGGATCGCCACCGGCGAGACCGACATGAGCATGTCGGTGCGGTGCGACGGATGCGGGCTCGAATACGCCGGCGCGCGGGGCCTGCCCGGATTGTTCCCCCGGGCCGGGCACCTGACGCGCGGACGGTATCTGCGCCTGCTCGCCGAGGTGCCCCGATTCCATCGGCTGGCTCGCGCGGAACTCGCCGCGGACGCGCGGGCCGAACGCACGGTGGCCGAATTCCTGGCCGACGCCGGATTCTCCGACTACTTCCGCACCCACTTCCTGGTGCCGCTCATCTCGGCGGTCTGGTCCTGCGATCCGGGCTCCGCGCTGCGCTACCCGGCCCGGTATCTGTTCACCTTCCTCGAACACCACGGCATGCTCACGGTGTTCGGCTCACCCACCTGGCGGACGGTCACGGGGGGATCGGCCACCTATGTCGCCGCCGTGGCGGAGCGGTTGCACCGGGTGCGGGTGGCCGCGCCGGTCCGCGCGCTGCATCGGTATCCGGATCGGGTCACCGTGCGCACCGCCGACGACGCCGTCGACGACTTCGACGCCGCCGTGATCGCCACCCACCCGAACGAGGCGCTGGCCCTGCTCGCCGACCCCACCGCCGCCGAGCGGGACATCCTGGCGGCGATGCCGTACTCGGTGAATCACACGGTGCTGCACACGGATTCGCGCATCTTGCCGCGCGCCACCGCCGCCGGGGCGTCCTGGAACTACCGGCTGCCCGCCTGCGCCGCCGAACCGGACCGGGTGCTGGTGACCTACGACCTGACCCGGCTCCAGCGCCTCGGCGGCGACCGTCGTTTCCTGGTGACCCTGGGCGACGGCGACCGCGTCGACCCCGCTGCGGTCCTGGACACGATGACCTACGAGCACCCGCTCTACACCCCGGAATCGGTGGCCGCCCGCGCCCGCACCGGTGAACTGGGCTGCCCCCGAACCGCTTTCGCGGGCGCCTACCACGGCTGGGGCTTCCACGAAGACGGCGCGCTGTCGGGCCTGCGCGCCGCCGAGCGACTGGGCGCGCGCTGGACCGGACGCGTCCCCGACCTGGACCCCGTCTCGTGA
- a CDS encoding DUF1365 domain-containing protein, producing MTARLIRTDIRHTRLAPTHHAFRYHGHSWLVDLDRMPRLPRWSRPFVSFDAGDHLGERGGSLRAAVDAYLASEGIDLRGGRVLMLAGARSFGYVFDPLTLYWCRDRDGAPVCVIAEVRNTYGGVHRYLLHPDADGCARVGKEFYVSPFNPVAGEYRLRVPEPDDVLRVSITLGTDRPIFVATVTGRCVPATPGAVLRAVLTDPFPSLLVAARIRWQGVRLWARGLPVVPRPVTVPEEAIR from the coding sequence GTGACCGCGCGACTGATCCGCACCGACATCCGCCACACCCGGCTGGCGCCGACGCACCACGCCTTCCGCTATCACGGGCACAGCTGGCTGGTCGACCTGGATCGGATGCCGCGCCTGCCACGGTGGTCGCGCCCGTTCGTGAGCTTCGACGCGGGCGATCATCTGGGCGAGCGCGGCGGTTCCCTGCGCGCCGCCGTCGACGCGTACCTGGCGAGCGAGGGCATCGACCTGCGCGGTGGGCGCGTGCTCATGCTGGCCGGGGCCCGGTCCTTCGGCTACGTGTTCGACCCGTTGACCCTGTACTGGTGCCGGGACCGCGACGGCGCCCCCGTGTGCGTGATCGCCGAGGTGCGCAACACCTACGGCGGCGTCCACCGGTATCTGCTGCACCCCGATGCCGACGGGTGCGCGCGGGTGGGCAAGGAGTTCTACGTCTCGCCGTTCAACCCGGTGGCGGGCGAGTACCGGCTGCGCGTGCCGGAACCCGACGACGTGCTGCGGGTGTCGATCACCCTCGGCACCGACCGGCCGATCTTCGTCGCCACCGTCACGGGCCGCTGCGTGCCCGCCACCCCCGGCGCGGTCCTGCGCGCCGTGCTGACCGATCCGTTCCCGTCGCTGCTCGTGGCCGCGCGCATCCGGTGGCAGGGCGTGCGGCTCTGGGCCCGGGGCCTGCCCGTGGTGCCGCGCCCGGTGACCGTGCCCGAGGAGGCAATCCGATGA
- a CDS encoding SAM-dependent methyltransferase, which produces MTVDTTAHPVAPAADRWPGLAVPRGPRARVAGAVVDSLVRRLTRRLPLAVVYPDGTVVGASDGVPRLVLHRPDDFAARVGVAGLIGFGESYMAGDWDAPDLVAVLTVLAAHVDDLVPRPLARLRRLHVAGHPAAERNSEDNTRRNIGRHYDLSNDFFGLFLDETMTYSAALFTGAADDLAEAQRAKIDRLLDRADVRSGTRLLEIGTGWGELAVRAAARGATVHTVTLSTEQQSAALARVAAAGLADRVRVELLDYRRVTGSYDAVVSVEMIEAVGYDYLDTYFATIDRVLAPGGRAAIQAITMPHERMLATRHTYTWIQKYIFPGGFLPSVRALGESAARTELRVREEFSMGPQYARTLRMWRERFEAARFEVGALGFDETFVRMWRLYLAYSEAGFRSGYLDVGQFVLARD; this is translated from the coding sequence ATGACCGTCGACACGACCGCGCACCCCGTCGCCCCGGCAGCGGATCGGTGGCCCGGGCTCGCGGTGCCGCGTGGCCCACGGGCGAGAGTGGCCGGAGCCGTGGTGGATTCGCTGGTACGGCGGCTGACCCGGCGGCTGCCGCTGGCCGTGGTCTACCCCGACGGCACCGTGGTCGGCGCGTCCGACGGGGTACCCCGGTTGGTGCTGCACCGGCCCGACGATTTCGCCGCGCGGGTCGGCGTCGCCGGGCTGATCGGTTTCGGTGAGTCCTATATGGCCGGGGACTGGGACGCGCCCGATCTCGTGGCGGTGCTGACGGTGCTGGCGGCCCACGTCGACGACCTGGTGCCGCGCCCGCTGGCCCGGCTGCGCCGCCTGCACGTGGCCGGACACCCTGCCGCCGAACGCAATTCCGAGGACAACACCCGCCGCAACATCGGCAGGCACTACGACCTGTCCAACGACTTCTTCGGCCTGTTCCTCGACGAGACCATGACCTACTCGGCCGCCCTGTTCACCGGTGCCGCCGACGATCTCGCCGAGGCGCAGCGCGCGAAGATCGACCGGCTGCTCGACCGCGCGGACGTGCGCTCCGGCACCCGGCTGCTCGAAATCGGCACCGGCTGGGGCGAACTCGCGGTGCGCGCGGCCGCCAGGGGCGCCACGGTGCACACCGTGACGCTGTCCACCGAACAGCAGTCGGCGGCCCTGGCTCGGGTCGCGGCGGCGGGGCTCGCCGATCGGGTGCGGGTCGAGTTGCTCGACTACCGGCGGGTCACCGGCAGCTATGACGCGGTGGTGTCGGTGGAGATGATCGAGGCCGTCGGCTACGACTATCTCGACACCTATTTCGCGACCATCGACCGGGTGCTCGCGCCCGGCGGGCGGGCCGCGATCCAGGCCATCACCATGCCGCACGAGCGCATGCTCGCCACCCGGCACACCTACACGTGGATCCAGAAGTACATCTTCCCCGGCGGGTTCCTGCCGTCGGTGCGCGCGCTCGGGGAATCCGCCGCGCGCACGGAACTGCGTGTCCGCGAGGAATTCTCGATGGGCCCGCAGTACGCGCGCACCCTGCGGATGTGGCGCGAGCGGTTCGAGGCCGCGCGCTTCGAGGTGGGCGCGCTCGGCTTCGACGAGACCTTCGTGCGGATGTGGCGGCTGTATCTGGCCTACTCGGAGGCGGGCTTCCGGTCGGGGTACCTCGACGTCGGGCAGTTCGTGCTCGCCCGGGACTGA
- a CDS encoding TIGR01777 family oxidoreductase — translation MGIDCSTVVPAPRDEVFAWFARPGAFTRLAPPWQPVRLLAEAGDLARGAAVLGLPGGLRWVARHDPAAYDPPRRFADAVAVDGLASAPVGRLLPWRHTHEFQAVDDDHTRVIDRVDTPLPARVLRPMFDYRSRQLTDDLAAHRRATAQGFTGRTIAVTGASGLVGTALCAFLSTGGHEVVRLVRHAPTGPAERRWDPADPAPDLLTGVDAVVHLAGASIAGRFTDEHRRAIADSRIEPTRALAETAARCGVGTFVSASAIGYYGYDRGDEILTETADPGDGFLADVVTAWEAASEPAVAEGVRVVRVRTGIVQSPEGGTLRMLRPLFAAGLGGRIGDGTQWLSWIGLDDLLDIYHRALWDESLAGPVNAVAPEPVRNSVYTEVLAHVLHRPALLPVPSFGPALLLGRQGARELAEASQRVSPLRLADAGHQFRAPELDHALRHLFGR, via the coding sequence ATGGGCATCGACTGTTCGACGGTTGTCCCGGCTCCGCGCGACGAGGTCTTCGCCTGGTTCGCGCGGCCCGGTGCGTTCACCCGGCTGGCGCCGCCGTGGCAGCCCGTCCGGCTCCTCGCCGAGGCCGGCGACCTCGCCCGGGGCGCGGCCGTCCTCGGCCTGCCGGGCGGCCTGCGCTGGGTCGCCCGGCACGATCCGGCCGCCTACGACCCACCGCGCCGGTTCGCCGACGCCGTCGCCGTGGACGGGCTCGCGTCCGCTCCCGTCGGCCGGCTGCTGCCCTGGCGCCACACCCACGAGTTCCAGGCGGTCGACGACGACCACACCCGGGTGATCGACCGCGTCGACACCCCGCTGCCCGCCCGCGTCTTGCGCCCGATGTTCGACTACCGCTCGCGCCAGCTCACCGACGACCTGGCCGCCCACCGCCGCGCCACCGCCCAGGGTTTCACCGGCCGCACCATCGCGGTCACCGGCGCGTCCGGGCTGGTCGGGACGGCGCTGTGCGCGTTCCTGTCGACCGGCGGTCACGAGGTGGTCCGGCTGGTGCGGCACGCGCCGACCGGTCCGGCCGAGCGCCGCTGGGATCCCGCCGATCCCGCGCCCGACCTGCTGACCGGGGTCGACGCGGTGGTGCATCTGGCCGGCGCGTCGATCGCGGGCCGCTTCACCGACGAGCATCGCCGCGCGATCGCCGACAGCCGCATCGAGCCCACCCGGGCCCTGGCCGAGACCGCCGCCCGCTGCGGTGTCGGCACCTTCGTCAGCGCCTCGGCCATCGGCTACTACGGCTACGACCGGGGCGACGAGATCCTCACCGAGACCGCCGATCCCGGCGACGGCTTCCTGGCCGACGTGGTGACCGCGTGGGAAGCCGCGAGCGAGCCCGCCGTGGCCGAGGGCGTCCGGGTGGTACGGGTGCGCACCGGCATCGTCCAGTCACCGGAGGGCGGCACCCTCCGGATGCTTCGCCCGCTGTTCGCCGCGGGGCTGGGCGGCCGCATCGGCGACGGCACCCAGTGGCTGTCCTGGATCGGCCTCGACGACCTGCTCGACATCTATCACCGTGCCCTCTGGGACGAGTCGCTCGCCGGCCCGGTGAACGCGGTGGCCCCGGAACCCGTCCGCAACAGCGTCTACACCGAGGTACTCGCGCACGTGCTGCATCGACCCGCCCTGCTCCCCGTCCCGTCGTTCGGCCCGGCCCTGCTGCTGGGCCGCCAGGGCGCCCGCGAGCTGGCCGAAGCCAGCCAGCGGGTGTCACCGTTGCGGTTGGCCGACGCCGGACATCAGTTCCGCGCGCCCGAGCTGGATCACGCCCTGCGCCACCTGTTCGGCCGCTGA
- a CDS encoding SDR family NAD(P)-dependent oxidoreductase, giving the protein MTASDRNNDAKFEPSLGDAFLDRTVVPGYSRLGIAVRRRSWPDDDPAPGSMRGRRAVITGANSGIGFAVADGLAGLGATVVLAVRNAGRGADAADRLRERHPDAPVTVVGCDVAEPDSVRRCAAELGETPIDVLVHNAGVLSPERRETGTGHELTFATHVLGPLLLTELVRPLLAAARGARVVLMSSGGMYAQPLVVDDPEYRRGEYRGAAAYARTKRMQVALTPLLAAELGEDHIGVHAVHPGWVDTPGIADALPRFRGLTRPLLRTPAEGADTAVWLAATRNTLPSGRFWHDRKIRPEHLRPGTRYTEADVTTLWRECRALIGVPDQ; this is encoded by the coding sequence GTGACCGCTTCTGACCGGAATAACGATGCGAAATTCGAGCCGTCGCTCGGCGATGCGTTCCTCGATCGGACCGTGGTGCCGGGGTACAGCCGCCTCGGGATCGCCGTGCGTCGTCGCTCCTGGCCCGACGACGATCCGGCACCGGGGTCGATGCGCGGGCGGCGCGCCGTGATCACCGGCGCCAACAGCGGGATCGGGTTCGCCGTCGCCGACGGGCTGGCCGGGCTCGGCGCCACGGTCGTGCTCGCGGTCCGCAATGCCGGGCGCGGCGCGGACGCGGCGGACCGATTGCGTGAACGGCATCCCGACGCCCCGGTGACGGTGGTCGGATGCGATGTCGCCGAACCGGATTCGGTGCGGCGCTGTGCCGCCGAGCTCGGTGAGACGCCGATCGATGTCCTCGTGCACAACGCGGGGGTGCTGTCGCCGGAACGCCGGGAGACCGGTACCGGCCACGAACTCACCTTCGCCACCCATGTGCTCGGTCCGCTGCTGCTGACCGAGCTGGTGCGGCCGCTGCTCGCGGCGGCGCGCGGAGCCAGGGTGGTGCTGATGTCCTCGGGCGGAATGTACGCCCAGCCGCTGGTCGTCGACGATCCCGAGTACCGGCGTGGTGAGTACCGGGGAGCGGCCGCGTACGCGCGCACGAAACGGATGCAGGTCGCGCTGACCCCCTTGCTGGCGGCGGAGCTGGGCGAGGACCACATCGGCGTGCACGCCGTGCACCCCGGCTGGGTCGACACTCCCGGCATCGCCGATGCCCTGCCCCGGTTCCGCGGGCTGACCCGGCCGTTGCTGCGCACCCCCGCCGAGGGCGCGGACACGGCGGTGTGGCTCGCCGCCACCCGGAACACGCTGCCGTCCGGCCGTTTCTGGCACGACCGCAAGATCCGTCCGGAGCACCTGCGGCCCGGCACCCGGTACACCGAGGCCGACGTCACCACTCTGTGGCGCGAATGCCGTGCCCTGATCGGCGTCCCCGACCAGTAG